A window from Podospora bellae-mahoneyi strain CBS 112042 chromosome 1 map unlocalized CBS112042p_1, whole genome shotgun sequence encodes these proteins:
- a CDS encoding uncharacterized protein (EggNog:ENOG503NZRC; COG:Q): protein MKIDGRSFVISGGASGLGLATARTLISSGASVAILDLNEETGAKAVTSLGGAPAAKFFPCDVSSTDSVSSAVSAVTSWIKEIGKPLAGIIPAAGVGAPGLILDKRLNPVSLDSIDFVLNINLRGTLDVTRQFLPLLAKSEPYGPDKERGVVVMVASSAAFEGQMGQVAYAASKGAVASMTLPMARDLARFGIRVVTIAPSMFDSAMTAMMSDKVREGLQKAMEFPARAGQPEEFASLVKQTIENVMLNGVVIRLDGATRMPSKL, encoded by the exons ATGAAAATCGACGGCCGCAGCTTTGTCATCTCAGGCGG CGCCTCCGGCCTAGGCCTCGCCACAGCCCGCACCCTCATTTCCTCCGGCGCCTCCGTTGCCATCCTGGATCTCAACGAAGAAACCGGCGCCAAAGCCGTAACCTCCCTCGGCGGcgccccagcagccaaatTCTTCCCCTGCGATGTCTCTTCCACCGACTCAGTCTCCTCTGCCGTCTCCGCCGTGACCTCATGGATCAAGGAAATTGGCAAGCCCCTCGCGGGTATCATTCCAGCGGCTGGTGTCGGCGCCCCAGGTCTGATCCTCGACAAGCGCCTCAACCCCGTCTCCCTGGATAGCATCGACTTTGTCCTCAACATTAACCTCCGGGGTACTCTTGATGTTACTCGCCAGTTTCTGCCTCTCCTGGCCAAATCTGAGCCCTATGGCCCGGACAAGGAAAGGGGTGTGGTTGTTATGGTGGCCAGCTCCGCCGCCTTTGAGGGACAGATGGGCCAGGTGGCCTACGCGGCGAGCAAAGGCGCTGTTGCCTCCATGACTCTGCCCATGGCTCGGGATCTCGCAAGATTTGGCATTAGAGTTGTGACCATTGCGCCTAGCATGTTCGACTCGGCCATGACGGCCATGATGTCGGACAAGGTGAGAGAGGGCCTTCAAAAGGCCATGGAATTCCCGGCGAGGGCGGGTCAGCCAGAGGAGTTCGCCTCCTTGGTGAAGCAAACAATCGAGAACGTCATGCTGAATGGAGTTGTTATCCGGTTGGATGGCGCAACCCGCATGCCAAGTAAGCTGTAA
- a CDS encoding uncharacterized protein (EggNog:ENOG503PHS0), whose amino-acid sequence MTSQREPHNSITLPLRTREAPQGPRKQVQLQRATASDIMPPLGPSRPGYGRPSFGIPPAPVIDRPLHLWGQTTPVQVPQGHPGAHYGPIPIQGTPQDRFRREVLGRRGEAMGSGPRWTPATPLAQLSLRSSGALQPYTPRASSTPRQTAEALANAPQKLSFACQRRRFNPVFEAFETSDGRHGCHVKIDGALLRSDRLFETARQAKEDAAMKGLDYLRQNSRASRSTVASASSGGEPRTQVSGSAQRLQNREAATARLLPSQASSSMRSEASIAYLATSVARLEATIAHLQAPASSARDNFTRVPIKQDQDVEMTGDPASGGTLVSVISAAQQAELLNQIQRITGMDVINPSRESAEVTCAYLEGLAVGSRLATVARRRSRSPTRSPQTSRGRRHRERSPADARVRLTPPPVYQRWSGRPATDRYRPGEDRYCPDEVGRLRDDTRSRNRGSGSVESGVTSGHGSGRSSENESGNTHEKRSSS is encoded by the exons ATGACATCGCAGCGGGAGCCCCACAACA GCATCACGCTACCACTTCGCACCCGTGAGGCTCCCCAAGGTCCCCGAAAGCAGGTCCAGCTCCAACGGGCCACAGCTAGTG ATATAATGCCTCCCCTCGGTCCCTCCCGCCCCGGGTATGGAAGGCCCTCGTTCGGAATCCCTCCGGCCCCGGTCATCGAccgtcctcttcatctctgGGGTCAAACAACCCCAGTTCAAGTCCCCCAGGGCCATCCGGGGGCTCATTATGGACCAATCCCTATTCAGGGTACCCCTCAAGATCGCTTCAGGCGCGAGGTTCTTGGTCGACGTGGAGAAGCCATGGGTTCGGGGCCTAGGTGGACACCTGCTACTCCCCTTGCCCAACTGTCTTTGAGGAGTAGCGGTGCCCTTCAGCCTTACACCCCTCGAGCCTCATCGACGCCCCGTCAGACCGCTGAAGCATTGGCGAACGCCCCCCAAAAGCTTTCATTCGCGTGCCAAAGGCGTCGCTTCAACCCAGTGTTCGAAGCCTTCGAAACCTCCGACGGCAGACACGGGTGCCATGTCAAAATCGACGGCGCACTGTTGAGAAGTGACCGTCTTTTTGAGACAGCCCGGCAAGCCAAGGAGGATGCAGCCATGAAAGGGTTGGATTACCTTCGGCAGAACAGCCGGGCAAGTCGGTCTACGGTCGCCTCAGCGAGCTCAGGGGGTGAGCCAAGAACCCAGGTCAGTGGGTCTGCTCAGCGTTTACAGAACAGAGAGGCTGCTACA GcacgcctcctcccatctcAAGCGTCATCTTCCATGCGTTCTGAAGCATCCATCGCTTACCTTGCGACCTCAGTTGCTCGTCTTGAGGCGACGATCGCTCATCTCCAGGCACCCGCTTCCAGTGCACGGGATAACTTCACCCGAGTGCCTATCAAGCAAGACCAAGATGTCGAAATGACGGGCGACCCAGCTTCCGGTGGCACTCTGGTGTCTGTCATCAGCGCGGCCCAGCAGGCAGAATTGCTAAACCAAATACAACGAATCACTGGGATGGACGTGATAAATCCATCCAGGGAGAGTGCCGAGGTGACTTGTGCCTATCTCGAAGGTTTGGCCGTGGGATCACGGCTGGCCACGGTAGCACGCCGCCGTTCCCGCTCCCCTACCCGTTCTCCGCAGACTTCCCGAGGGCGTCGGCACCGTGAGCGTTCACCCGCCGACGCCCGGGTTCGGCTGACCCCGCCCCCAGTGTACCAGCGATGGAGTGGCCGCCCTGCGACAGATCGGTACCGTCCTGGTGAAGACCGGTATTGTCCTGATGAAGTCGGGCGTCTCCGTGACGACACCCGCTCTCGCAACAGGGGCAGTGGTTCTGTGGAATCTGGGGTGACTTCTGGCCATGGCAGTGGCAGGAGCTCCGAGAATGAGAGTGGAAACACTCATGAGAAGCGCTCCTCATCTTGA
- a CDS encoding uncharacterized protein (COG:E; EggNog:ENOG503NY1D) — MASGPIKIAVLDDYQGISEPKYRRLDPSKYEVSFFKDTLPPFNHSDTTQDVKDKLVARLEPFTVISTMRERTPFPKDLIARLPNLKLLLTTGNRNLGLDLEAFKERGIPVAGAVDRAHAGSVGSISTTEHCVAMILAAARNIAQDDFSVKAGGWQTVPAVCLRGKIFGTVGLGRLGIAVAKIMYLAFGMRIIAWSSNLTQDAADEKARAAGFPVENEHGEKTFKVVSKEELFKTADVVSIHLVLSDRSRGSIAAADLALMKPSAIFVNTSRGPLVVEKDLQDALEQGKIRAAALDVFEREPLPLDSRWRTTKWGQDGRSRVLLTPHMGYVEEATLNAWYEEQVANLLRWEKNEGLTTPLY; from the exons ATGGCATCAGGTCCTATCAAGATCGCAGTCCTCGACGACTACCAGGGTATCTCTGAACCCAAGTACCGGAGACTTGACCCCTCAAAGTATGAGGTGTCTTTCTTCAAAGACACTCTGCCCCCGTTCAATCATTCCGATACCACCCAAGATGTCAAGGACAAACTTGTCGCCAGGCTCGAGCCTTTCACGGTGATAT CTACGATGAGGGAGCGTACTCCTTTTCCAAAGGATTTGATAGcccgcctccccaacctgAAGCTCCTCTTGACTACCGGAAACCGCAACTTGGGGCTGGACCTGGAAGCCTTCAAAGAGCGGGGCATCcctgttgctggtgctgtcgACAGAGCTCATGCAGGGTCGGTAGGTTCTATCAGCACAACGGAGCACTGTGTCGCCATGATCCTTGCTGCGGCTCGCAACATTGCGCAAGACGATTTCTCGGTCAAAGCTGGTGGCTGGCAAACAGTTCCTGCCGTCTGTCTTCGCGGCAAGATCTTTGGCACCGTCGGTCTCGGGCGGTTGGGCATTGCCGTTGCAAAGATCATGTACCTGGCCTTCGGGATGCGCATCATCGCCTGGAGCTCCAACCTGACACAAGATGCTGCCGATGAGAAGGCTCGGGCTGCCGGATTTCCTGTCGAAAATGAACACGGAGAGAAGACCTTCAAAGTTGTCAGCAAGGAAGAGCTTTTCAAGACGGCAGATGTGGTCAGCATTCACCTTGTTCTCTCGGATCGGTCCAGGGGTAGCatcgctgctgctgaccTCGCTCTGATGAAGCCCTCTGCCATCTTTGTGAACACGTCTCGGGGACCTCTTGTTGTGGAGAAGGATCTTCAGGATGCGCTAGAGCAAGGCAAGATCCGCGCAGCAGCTCTCGATGTATTTGAAAGAGAGCCTCTGCCGCTGGACAGCAGGTGGAGGACAACAAAGTGGGGACAGGATGGAAGGAGTCGCGTGTTGCTCACGCCTCATATGGGCTATGTGGAAGAAGCGACACTCAATGCCTGGTATGAGGAGCAGGTAGCAAATCTGCtgaggtgggagaagaatGAAGGTCTTACAACCCCATTGTATTAG